Proteins from one Planctomyces sp. SH-PL62 genomic window:
- a CDS encoding RNA polymerase sigma factor: MATSDSDALLVRQVRSGNSLAWRQLIERFEGRLLAFVDSRLRDRAASEDVVQETFIGFLTSLPHYDEKRDIEAYLFSIAAHKLTDHLRKQGRRPIDQFGSDDHGRPLDEVPGGGRAASSIARSGERRREEELLLSESMGRLVREWLGRGDFDRIRCMELLIVKGWPNKDVARKLGLTEQAVASYKFQTIARLKDMARRAGMSLDDLNEG, translated from the coding sequence ATGGCGACGTCCGATTCCGACGCTTTGCTGGTTCGACAGGTCCGATCGGGCAACTCCTTGGCCTGGCGGCAACTCATCGAGCGGTTCGAAGGCCGGCTGCTGGCCTTCGTGGACAGTCGGCTCCGCGATCGCGCCGCGAGCGAGGACGTGGTTCAGGAGACCTTCATCGGTTTCCTCACCAGCCTTCCCCACTACGACGAGAAGCGCGACATCGAGGCCTACCTCTTCTCGATCGCCGCCCACAAGCTGACCGACCATCTGCGGAAGCAGGGACGACGACCGATCGACCAGTTCGGCTCCGACGACCACGGTCGGCCTCTCGATGAAGTCCCCGGGGGAGGCCGCGCCGCGTCAAGCATCGCCCGCAGCGGCGAGCGCCGTCGTGAGGAGGAACTCCTCCTCAGCGAATCGATGGGGAGGCTCGTCCGCGAATGGCTCGGGCGCGGCGACTTCGACCGGATCCGCTGCATGGAATTGCTGATCGTGAAGGGTTGGCCGAACAAGGACGTCGCCCGCAAGCTCGGTCTGACCGAACAGGCCGTGGCCAGCTACAAATTCCAGACGATCGCCCGGCTCAAGGATATGGCCCGTCGCGCGGGGATGAGCCTCGACGACCTGAATGAAGGGTGA
- a CDS encoding serine/threonine-protein kinase: MARREQLPEPGAEQPMGVTAANRVDEQLDETVIYHEEEASGFFSGKPTGNVLMSESTTMRQPGGRYAFGSGDRPLEGYTIKRAVGRGGFGEVYYATSDSGREVALKLILRNLDVERRGVVQCMNLKHPNLLTIFDLKSNEAGDAFVVMEYVAGPSLAQVLRENPDGLPADEVRHWLRGLVEGVAYLHDHGVVHRDLKPANLFMEEGVVKIGDYGLAKLITASHGSEHSESIGTCHYMAPEIGSGKYNKPIDVYAVGVILYEMLVGRVPFDGETVNEILMKHLTARPDVSVLPEEYRKIVSRALAKDPNQRPSRIYDLLLPADAPKTPEIRIIGTRGAGATVRPSAPSAEEIHRIEDEEPVFYIGPDTVPPGRTASIPSRIAADWRRMRDAKARRAPRAPSRAAGFVRRAVDDPGLGAARGARPAHQPPEPPQTPTGRACIAEVTASMIWAALLVAMLVLPAAAALGVDPARETTRIVFLYGTALLATWAALLLNKVLEARKVDAVSRRMTAAFVGVGVGGAAYLLARGLMLEPRMAALAPVYFGALYAGTSGWPGPSARDRKKRFRLTPFAWTLVLAAALVPLWDHHPAEGPAIAAIVVAAVQLVSPWSERAARYAEYVRALEKSGDRTRAA; the protein is encoded by the coding sequence GTGGCTCGACGCGAACAGCTACCGGAACCTGGAGCGGAGCAACCGATGGGCGTGACGGCCGCAAACCGGGTCGACGAACAGCTCGACGAGACGGTCATTTATCACGAAGAAGAGGCGTCGGGCTTCTTCTCCGGAAAGCCGACGGGAAACGTCCTCATGTCTGAATCCACGACCATGCGACAGCCTGGAGGCCGTTACGCCTTCGGCTCCGGCGACCGCCCGCTCGAAGGCTACACCATCAAGCGAGCCGTCGGCCGGGGAGGATTCGGCGAGGTCTATTACGCGACCTCGGACTCGGGTCGAGAAGTCGCCTTGAAGCTCATCCTGCGCAATCTCGACGTGGAGCGTCGGGGCGTCGTGCAGTGCATGAACCTCAAGCATCCGAACCTCCTGACGATCTTCGACCTGAAGTCCAACGAGGCGGGCGACGCGTTCGTCGTCATGGAATACGTCGCGGGACCGAGCCTGGCTCAGGTGCTTCGCGAAAATCCGGATGGCCTCCCCGCCGACGAGGTGCGTCACTGGCTCAGAGGGCTGGTCGAAGGCGTCGCCTACCTCCACGACCACGGCGTCGTCCACCGCGACCTCAAGCCGGCGAACCTCTTCATGGAAGAGGGCGTGGTCAAGATCGGCGATTACGGCCTGGCCAAGCTGATCACCGCCAGCCACGGCAGCGAACACTCCGAGAGCATCGGCACCTGTCACTACATGGCCCCGGAGATCGGCTCCGGCAAGTACAACAAACCGATCGACGTCTATGCCGTCGGCGTCATCCTCTACGAGATGCTGGTGGGCCGCGTACCGTTCGACGGCGAGACCGTCAACGAGATCCTCATGAAGCATCTCACCGCCCGCCCCGACGTTTCCGTGCTTCCCGAGGAGTATCGCAAGATCGTCTCGCGGGCGCTGGCCAAGGATCCGAACCAGCGACCCTCGCGGATCTATGACCTGCTGCTCCCCGCCGACGCCCCAAAGACTCCCGAGATCCGCATCATCGGGACCAGGGGAGCCGGGGCGACGGTTCGTCCCTCCGCACCGTCGGCCGAGGAGATCCATCGTATCGAGGACGAGGAGCCTGTCTTCTACATCGGTCCGGACACCGTCCCGCCGGGGCGGACGGCCTCGATCCCGAGCCGGATCGCAGCCGATTGGCGACGGATGCGGGACGCGAAAGCCCGACGGGCGCCCCGCGCTCCCTCCCGAGCCGCCGGCTTCGTCAGGCGGGCCGTCGACGATCCGGGCCTGGGAGCGGCTCGCGGAGCCCGACCGGCCCACCAGCCTCCCGAGCCTCCACAAACTCCGACCGGCCGAGCGTGCATCGCCGAGGTGACCGCCTCGATGATCTGGGCCGCTCTCCTGGTCGCCATGTTGGTCCTGCCCGCGGCCGCCGCCCTCGGCGTCGACCCCGCTCGAGAGACCACGCGGATCGTTTTCCTCTACGGCACGGCGCTGCTGGCGACGTGGGCGGCCCTGCTCCTGAACAAGGTTCTGGAGGCCCGCAAGGTCGACGCCGTCAGCCGCCGCATGACGGCGGCGTTCGTCGGCGTGGGAGTGGGCGGCGCCGCGTACCTGCTGGCACGAGGCCTCATGCTGGAACCCCGGATGGCGGCGCTCGCGCCGGTTTATTTCGGGGCTCTCTACGCCGGGACCTCGGGATGGCCTGGACCGTCCGCCCGCGATCGCAAGAAGCGTTTCCGCCTCACCCCGTTCGCCTGGACTCTCGTGCTCGCCGCCGCCCTCGTCCCGCTCTGGGATCATCACCCCGCGGAAGGCCCCGCGATTGCGGCGATCGTCGTCGCCGCCGTGCAACTCGTCAGCCCGTGGAGCGAACGGGCCGCGCGTTACGCCGAGTACGTACGAGCCCTCGAGAAATCCGGGGACCGGACCCGGGCGGCGTGA